Proteins encoded together in one Magnetococcales bacterium window:
- the avd gene encoding diversity-generating retroelement protein Avd, with translation MSQQDDLPIFVKWMDFLKWLLPTTEKFPRRVRFTFADRIDTLALDLVEDLVEARYAHRKQEILKRANLRLEKIRVLLRLCHEQHYLSHDAFEYAVRHLLEIGRMLGGWMKQQEENR, from the coding sequence ATGAGCCAACAGGATGATCTGCCCATCTTCGTCAAATGGATGGACTTCCTGAAGTGGCTGCTGCCCACCACTGAGAAGTTCCCCCGCCGGGTACGCTTCACCTTCGCCGACCGCATCGACACCCTGGCCCTCGACCTGGTGGAGGACCTGGTGGAAGCCCGCTACGCCCACCGCAAACAGGAAATCCTCAAACGCGCCAATCTGCGCCTGGAAAAAATCCGCGTCCTGTTGCGCCTCTGCCACGAACAGCACTATCTTTCCCATGATGCCTTCGAATACGCCGTGCGCCATCTCCTGGAGATCGGGCGGATGCTCGGCGGCTGGATGAAACAGCAGGAGGAAAACCGATGA
- a CDS encoding DUF2281 domain-containing protein: MNLAEEIQQELRRLPEPLAREVLDFIGYLEFRHGLTKSTTTGNLWQDGASSVAETLAAFRGSGKGGTTKRLLIDRQQDREQEA, translated from the coding sequence ATGAACCTTGCCGAAGAGATTCAACAGGAACTGCGCCGCCTGCCGGAACCACTGGCTCGTGAGGTGTTGGATTTCATCGGTTATCTGGAATTCCGCCATGGTTTGACGAAATCCACCACCACCGGAAACCTTTGGCAGGATGGGGCCTCCTCCGTTGCCGAGACCCTTGCCGCATTCCGTGGCAGCGGCAAGGGCGGTACCACGAAACGCCTCCTGATTGACCGTCAGCAGGATCGCGAGCAGGAAGCATGA
- a CDS encoding PIN domain-containing protein: MSRFLLDTSALLALRDDEPGAERVAGLLEAATSGTEICYGCFISLMEILYRVWKDEGEEAGRLAYRRCLELPIDWIHESSSLLENAARIKATHSLSLGDSWIAAAALQANAILIHKDPEFINLKEVAQEPLPWK; the protein is encoded by the coding sequence ATGAGCCGATTCCTCCTCGATACCTCCGCATTGTTGGCGTTGCGCGACGATGAACCGGGAGCCGAAAGGGTCGCCGGTCTGCTTGAGGCTGCCACCTCCGGGACAGAAATCTGTTATGGCTGTTTCATCTCGTTGATGGAAATCCTCTATCGTGTCTGGAAAGACGAGGGCGAAGAAGCCGGACGTTTGGCCTATCGCCGCTGCCTCGAACTGCCCATCGACTGGATTCACGAGTCATCCTCGCTTCTGGAAAACGCAGCCCGTATCAAGGCTACCCATTCCCTTTCCCTGGGCGACTCCTGGATCGCCGCCGCAGCCCTGCAGGCCAACGCCATCCTCATCCACAAGGATCCAGAATTCATCAACCTGAAGGAAGTGGCCCAGGAACCGCTCCCCTGGAAATAG